The genomic segment GTACATACTGATCTGAGAGGAACTGATGTTTCAATTCCCATTTAATACCTTACAGACCTTTTGTAGGTTAAGgttgttttttctccctccaaCTTTTACCATCAAAATCAGATCAGAAAACTCAATCTGGAAAGAAAAAATCCAGTGTGTTTCACAACAAACTACCACTCGTGTCCAGATATATGACCTATGAACTTGTCCAGTCACATCATAGTTGGTGTAACTGGTGCTCAGGAAAAGTGCAGTTTATTTTAGGTACGGTGTTTTGTCTGGATTCCTTTGCTTGTATTCCCCTTTGCTGGGGATTTGCTGAACAAGTTCAAACTGTAATTCAGTCACTTACCAGTAGGTCAAACATGGCATGAAATGCAGGTCAGTAGCACAATCCCGGAATTGCGGCTTACCCGTGTTCCTGAAAGATCCCTTTGGGGTCAATAACATGCAGTTTGTGCGAAAATACTgtttaattaaagaaaattcagtgtaatgtgtattttaGAGCACTTATCAGCTCAATTCCTCgcattttttcctgaaaataatGTCTGCAGTTGTAATTGGGGTGGGAGCTGGTGGTATATAACGGATGTATCCCGCTCTTATTGGTCAGAATGTTGACTGACGGCCCTTGTGTCCAATCATATTGCGTTGTGGTGAACGCTTTGGACCAATCTGCATGAGCCATGCAAATCTCAAACGAAGTTTCCCCAGTAGCAGCACATTAGGCTGACAGCATTTAGCTTCcctcatgtttcattttctttttaagtaaCAGCGTAAGGGAGGTTTTCACTGCGAACTATCGCCGATGAGTAACTCATCCATTGTGAGGGACTGAAGAGCAACGGGTTCGCTATGAAGTTCCTGTTAACTGGTAATTAAAGCGGCTAGCTAATTGCTAACAGCTAGCATAGCTATCTACAATTTCGCCGGTCCAGGCGGACCTCTTTGTCTGACAGGGGAAGGCGTGCTCTTTTGTTAGGCTTTTCCCTTTGTCCGGTGGGGAAAGAGGAACTGTTGGGTCAGGATTTCACAATTATCTGCAGTTCTGAAAGTATTTAGAAAATGCAAATCGCGAAAAAATACTTCACAGAAGGCCTGATTCAGTTGACGATCTTGCTCAGTTTAATAGGAGTTCGTGTAGACATCGACAGCTACCTAAGCGGCTATTACACGCCTCTGATAGAGATTAACTTGGGTCCTAGCTCAGCCTACATCCAGACACCATTTCATAACCTGAGAGACACCCTTGACGGATACAGTGTGCACCCAAAATGTCCTGAGTTGGACTATTTCTTTGCGAGCCGCCGCCTGCTAGATGAGGTGAGGACCCTCGGCTCCCCGCGGTTCCCCACACAGTTGACGGCCTGGCTGGTGCACCAAGTGTCTGCCTCTAACCGGGCTGACTGTGGGCCTTCAACCAGCAACAACACTGACACCAGCTCAGGGTTAGAAAGCCCTGGGGAAGGAGCCAGAGATGGCAGTGAGCACCTGCCTGACAGTGGCCAAGAGGTGTGCCAAACAACCCCTGAACTGGGACAAGGGCCTTGTAGCGCTGGAGCCAGTCGCTTTTCTAAAgaggcaagtgtgtgtgtgtgtgtgtgtgtgtgtatgcgtgcgtgtgcgtgcgtgcaatGCAATATAAAGTTAAACAGGCTTTAAGACAACTATCCAAAGAGGTTGGCCGGCTAGTTAAAGTAAAGTACAGACTTATGGCTTTGCTAAGCTAGAGTTAAAACAATCACCTCAACAGCTAATACTCTTCATTTGCTAAATAGCAGCACTGATTCATACTATACAACGATGACTGTCCATTTAACAGGTAACCTATTATGCTGTTAAGTTTCCTGGTACATGAACAACATCATTACCCGCTGCCTAAACCTAGCGCattcactttcacatttttgtgtctACTATGGGTTGCACTTGTCTAGTTCAGTTAGGGGATGTCCATTCACCATGGCATTGTTGCcagttcagttttaaaaacagcTAACTTGCTTTTAAATAACTGACTTATCCAAACAGTCAGCTGAAGAGACAGTTAAGTTTGATGTACAGCACCAAAAGTCTTCAGCGAACTGCTCTTTGCACCTGTCACCCTTCACTGTGGAACTTGCCACATTAAGCCTCTCCTGAGTGGCTAATAGGACAATACAAGTGACTTCACAAGTAAGAGCTAAATGCAACCAGCAATTCGTAAACAGCTGCTTGGTGGATGTTGTGTCCTGAGGGTAGTAGATGTGGTCAATGTAACTGTATCCCCTTTCTGCGGACTCAGCTGCCAGCTGTGGGCCTTGAGAGGTGGAGAAGTGAGGTGCAGACTCACACTCTATTTGCTTTCACAGTGAACCCCCTCAGGGTTGTTGTTCACATGGATAATGTAATATTgacacattattttctttaccCTCTTGCAAAATATGTCATAACTGTTGAGAGCAGGACATTGTGGTTTGTAGAAATACAATGCATCAAAGGAGAGCATGAGAGATGTGATAGTTTTAAAAGTATCACagtagaaagaaaataaaaatcaaaaggtATTTACATTCACTGGGACTGTTAAAGTTGGAAAATCTTCTCCAGTAGTAATAGTAGTCGACAAGCTCAGACAAGACTGGGGCAAAATTGTGTCAGTGTAGTGTATTTTTGCCTCTAGCATTACTGTAAAAAATTAATAAGCAATCATTCTTGGTGAGACACAGCATTAGGGCAAAAGAGTGGAAATaactttttgtctgtgtgtggagaCATGAAGAATATTATGCCTGTGGCAGACAGCTGGTGACCTACattaaattctgtttttgatGTATCAGAAGTATCTCACATCTATAAAAGGATTAGGCTACCTCTGGGGATTCTCAGTTGGTTGGTGTGTTAAAATAAACTTAGCTCACAAGTGTGTAATGGGTCATCAAAAAGCAggacaacagaaacagctgaagTTTGCTCTTGACCCGAGTCAGTTCATGGCAATTAAAACAGgtgctaaaacaaaaaaaaaaaaaaaacattctgtatGTCACAGCAGAAATTTAATGGTGCTTAgggtctttgtgtttcagctaaCCAACGtactgtttctctttttgcactGTTGTACCTAACCCAattccctctcttctttctccccatctgcctttcctttttcctaatcaggaaaatcacacacaagttaaagaagaggaagaaactgCTCCACTCATACAGCTGGCTCATAGTTCCACTCTTGAACAGGAGGTATGATGCGGTTTATCATAGTTGCCTTGATCAGTTTCTGTGCACTGGTATGAATGTTTCACATTGcatctgtgtttaaaaacaaaaaacaaaacaagttttctGAAAAGTAGCTGCGCTCCTTTTGCCTTACAGCgttttaaaatgtgatgactCACACTGACAGTTAGGTTGCAGTGTTGTAAATGGCATtctactgattttttttttttttttttaactacattGTTGCTTTACTTAAACAATTAAATCACAGCATTCTGATCCTAGTGCAACTGGGGCAACACTGTTAATTCATGCTGAACTTCAATAGTTACTGTCTCTCAAAGGGATTTATTTACCTAAGAATATATAAAGATGGCATTTCAaaagtacctttttttttttttttaatttcagtagTTTTTCTTACTACAAGTTTATTCTTTGGTGTTTCTTTCACCACTCAAACTTTTAATCACAGGGAATTGTAACTGTGCAAGCTAAACATTAATGCAAATTCTGTGTTCTGTGCTTGTTTTACCTATTTCAGAGTCTCCTCGAAGGTATCACTGCATTGTCTGATCCAGCACGCCACCTTCCTCCCACCATTGACATCAACGAGCACTGGAGCAATttactttctctgtctgtcactgacCTTGATGTGAGTTGGTCTCCCATGGTCATGGGATGCctgaaaatttattttacagaagTTTTAATATCTGTTTGTGAACACTAATTCAGGCCCAAGCTGTGAACCACCActatttcacaaaaaattttGTGTATCATGTTGAGCTTAAACAAAACAGTCTTCaatgtgtaaagaaaaaaaacaactaaaaattaaatttgttttgtgtttgtaggaCTTGGACTCTCTagtcacagacacagacatcaCCAGTGCCATCAGCCACGATGTGAGTTTGCATGATGCAATGGTATCTGGTTCAGGAGCCTTTGGTGTGGCTTTGGATAGAAGTGACGCCCAACCAGTCAGTCAGCAACAAAGAACTCTCTTTCGACTGGAATCAACAGGCTCCTCGCACTCAGATGTGTCACCTGGAATGGCTCTGGGCCTTGCTGCTCTTCCCTTTGCTTCAGTATGTAATTTAACTGGAAATGAGTCTCACAGTGCAGTGGGTGGCTGCCTGGATGAGGCTGTGTTTGACCAGATCAATCAGTTGGGTTTGGAAGGCCTTGACACCATCGACAACCAACTGATGGGATGTCTGGAGAGCATAAACCCAGAGGTCCTGGAGGACTTGGACTCAGACTCTGGTCTTTCTCTGGAGAGCAGCTCTGGCAGCCCAGTCTCCCCAGGTTAGTTACAATGTTAGTAttagtaataaaataaatatatttatatcccTAACTTGTGGAGCCGAActaattgtttttcattactACTATGCTAATTAACTCTTCCCTCGCCAGGCTCATCTGAgatgtcatcatcatccagCTCGTACTGTGAAGATGAGTGTGGAGCAACTGGCTACAGCAGCGATGTGGATTCAGTCCCTTCAAAAGGCATTGTGGACTACACAACTTGGTCACCGGTTGATTTAAGTGAAAGTGTATGGCATGACCACAGCTACCCATCGCCTTCTTTCTTCAACCAGCCTTCTGTAACACTTCCACATAAAAGCATCAAAGAGGAGCCtctcagtgatgatgatggaccTATGTTGGAAGAGAGGGAGCTGAGTCGTGATGAGCTTCGTGCACGTGCCATGTGTATCCCATTCTCTGTCCTGCAAATTGTCAATATGCCTGTGGAGGAGTTCCTGGAGGTTCTTGATGGTCATGGTTTCTCCCCTGAACAGGTGACACTCTTGAGGGACATCCGCAGGCGGGGGAAAAACAAATTGGCAGCACAAAACTGCCGCAAGCGCAAATTAGATGCCATCACAGGGCTCCAGGAAGAGGTGGAACGGCTGCAAGCCCAGAGAGACAGGCTACTGAGGGAGAAACAGCTTACAGCCAAGACAATGGGTGCTGTGGGTCAGCAGATTAAGCAGCTGACCAGAGATGTCCTGGCCAGGCTAAGAGATGAGTCAGGACAGCCCCTGAACCCGGAAAGATACACCCTGCTGTGCAGGGCCAATGGGAGTGTAGTCGTTCAGCCTGTAAGAAGGCCTACTGTCTCTACAGCTGCTGgcaacaaaacagacaagaggaagaaggaaaaaaagcagtgatgCAGTATTGACAGCTGTGAATTGAGTTTTTACAGTTTGGATATTTCTGAACTTGCATACCTGACTCTGGTTGTGGGACCGCCTtttgtcaaagtgtgtgtggatTCACCGCTGTTGGAGCCTAAATCTgaaaaacctgcaaaaaaaaaacaaaagaaagaaactcaaaacataagtaaaaaatgttttctgtaaataaaatatctcaTGGGAAAGATGTAGCTTACACACTGGAGATTCTTTGCTCATAAAAGATGAATAAGGCACCAGGGTCGGTTTAAGGGAACAGTAAAGCTGCTGGCGACACTGCCGGTCTCTCTTTGTGCCTGTTAACATTTATTTCCTTGAGTCTTGGTGTTTTCACAGATGAGCGTAGACAACCAAATGTTTTACATTCAACAAGGCCAGCATGCCAGTTTCTGAATAGAATCTAGGAGATtgattctgtttgtttggtttatttccATGTAATCTCACCTCCCATTGTTTCCCCTTTCAGTTTAAGGAGAAGGTTAAAGATTGTATTTATTAAAGGTTCCGAGGTTCCTGAAATGCTTATATGCATCATGAAACTGTCACAGgcagtatcttttttttttttttcataatggAAACTTAATCTCAAAGTGCTTTGACTATTGGGACATTATGTAAAGTTTACAGATTTGTTTTAGATACTTGAGGGCATGTACTGTTAAAtagaaatttgaacaaaaacttaaaaaaaaaaagattttgctcAACATTTTGCTCTTAGTCTCCTGTCTTAATGAAAGACAGTATACCAATGATTAAACTGACAAGGCCTTAATTTGTATTTGGTAAGGGTTTTGTTTACCTTGTGTGTCTATATGAGCCACAAATGAGCATCATCAtaactaaaatattttattttttaatgaggCAACCCATtcgtattttgttttgttcttttatatTGAATAATTAGTTTGAAGCAAAATTCTGCTTAAGTCCTTTCATTTATGTACTTAAGAATTTTGGCAAGATCATATTCTACCTCACATCTCAGTTTGTGTTGTCTCAGTTTGAGATTTTggctaaataaaaacaaaaatgcccCTTTTAAGGGGAATTTCAGTGCACTCATTAACTACAATTTCtttgtaaaattttaaaagGCCCTGAGTGGACCTAAAACATCCCATTTCTGAAATACAATCACCAACTCTATTTAATAGGATTGAATGTCATTTGGATGATGCCTTTTATATATTTGAGATTATGAGAGTTGAATCAAGTATGTAGTAGAATTTGGCATGTTATTCATGGAGACACTGCTTTATACAGTCACCACCAGAGTGAGCGAGTTAAATGGagaaaagtgcaaaaaatatttaatagtGTGACTCCTGAAGTAATTTCCTCCCTGGTTCCTCGTGGATTTGTATTTAATTTCTTGGTTTGACCTAGGGTTTAATTTGCTGTTTGTATAAATGCTTAGAGAATTTCAAACGCTGTCACaggtgtttctttttctgattaaaaaataaaaaacacaaacgtaAACGAGGTGTCCCTTTCTTGCTGTCTCTAATTGTGCCACTGTTTTGGGTGCTGAATCGAAGCACACAATTTCTTGCCTGTGACCGAATGATGCTATTTTCGCTGATCATCtagttaatgaatgaatattttgtaCGAGCTACTCAAGCAGACTTCTCCAGCGTGCATCTTCAGACAACCAGGGAGCCAGGAAGCGCaaccgcaaaaaaaaaaaaaaaaaaaaaaaaaagcgaagcGCACGTTCCCTCCAGGTACCCGTAGAAGACCCAAGCTCGTAGCTTTTGGCGCCCGTCCTCCGGAGGTGCATACGAGGGATAAAGAGGTTGCTGACCGCGTGGTAAGGAGGCATATTTTGGGGGACTCCGGTAATCACGGTATGTGTGCGCAGTAATTTCGATCGCAGCAGTACGTAACGTAGATGTAAACTTGGATAGCTTTATTTTCTTCGTTGTTAGCGTGGTCAGGACGCAGAAGTGAGCTATGACGGTACTGAGTACTAGCAGCAGCTACCTGAACGTATTGTTGTGTGTTAACAGTCCAGTATGCTAAGTAACTCAAGATGCCCTGTAGCGTTTTGGCTAGGTTAGCTTTAGCTCCTTGAAAGCAGAGGTGCTCATACGATGAGTTAGTTGGATCTTCGGGCCTTTTAAGATGACATGCTTTCTGCTTTGTTTCGTTTATTTATCTTGCTTGAACAATGATTTGCTTCATTGAAATTGCTAATgtgaaaaaaaccacaacaactcTGTTGTTAATGCACGCACCTCGGCCATAACTAACATAGCGTTGTTTTGTATGTGTTGAAGGAAagttgtgggatttttttttctctcctttccagGCCTGAGATACAAACCACAGTTAGCACGCAGGCTAACCTCCAAAACGTTGTCTCATTTGGCTGCCTGCATTTCAGCTCTTTGCATAGCTCTCCTCTCACTGACCTTAACTTGAGCATGTCAATTGCAATAGCATGCTAGCGCTGCCACGttttgtgtgttactgtgtcttTGACTGCTTCATCTGTGTCCGGTTTGGGTCCTgctggtgttgtgttttcaggtcCTTCTGCCATGGAGGGGTGcctttgtttaaaattttttccATGCTTCTCGTTTTGTACAGCAGAACATGGGCAAGAAGCAGAACACCAAGGGAAAGAAGGATGCTCAGGAGACTCAGGAGGAACCTGAGGAGTTTGTTGTGGAAAAGGTCTTGGACCAGCGTATTGTCAATGGGAAAGTAGAGTTCTTCTTGAAGTGGAAAGGATTTACAGAGTGAGTTGTCCCTGAAACACCAGCCCCCTCCTGCCCCGCTGCGCTGGAAGTGCTTCCCTGGTGTGGGGTCGTGCTATGCTTTTGTCAATAATCACAATGTTTACATGTAGAGGATTAAGTTCTGTGTAGAAGCTACATTTAAAActtcactatttatttatttggaattgGTTGGAAGCCCTGTTAAGTGATATCTTGAGATGCAAATGCTTACCATTGTCCTGTTACTGTAGCGCTGATAACACCTGGGAGCCAGAGGAAAACCTGGATTGTCCAGAGCTGATTTCAGcatttttggaatcacagaAGAATATTACAGAGAAGCCCGCTCCTGTAAAGAGGAAGGCATCCTCCGACGAGCCAGAGAcggaagcaaagaaaaaagatgttGTGAGTTCACTGATGTGACTGTCTTAGTAGCACATAAGTAATGAAATGGCACAAATGAAATCAACCAATGAGAATCAGCTGcttgtgtattgtttttttttgaaagtCAAAAAAATATAAGGAATCAATCGCCTCCAGATAATCATTACTATGTTCCATAACAATGTTATGCAATttgaataatatatatatatctaagTCATAGATGGATAATGATAATTGCAATGCTACAGCTCTTGCACCTGTTCTGGAGATCAAACTTTAATTAGTATCACAATTGGTTGCCTGAAGAATGCACAAATTGCTCTTTCAGTTTATTGCACTCagtaatgttttttgttgccaCTCTGCAGGCTGAGAAACCACGAGGCTTTGCGCGAAACCTTGAACCTGAGCGGATTATTGGTGCAACAGACAGCAGTGGGGAGTTGATGTTCTTGATGAAATGGTGAGTTCACAAGGAAGTAAATCATCCTTTTTTGTCTATGAAACTATAACTGTAATTTGTTATGGATGGATCATTGTCCTCTGCGCTTCAGCTTTTTAAGGCTTGGTTGTATTCATTCTAAGTGCATGAAATGCAGATCCACCTTCTATATTGTGGCTGTGATAGTCTAAATATACAAAATGGAGGACCAGGGTTAAGGTTACGGTTGCTGtgatgttttctctctttcccttagGAAAGACTCTGATGAAGCAG from the Echeneis naucrates chromosome 11, fEcheNa1.1, whole genome shotgun sequence genome contains:
- the nfe2l3 gene encoding nuclear factor erythroid 2-related factor 3 encodes the protein MQIAKKYFTEGLIQLTILLSLIGVRVDIDSYLSGYYTPLIEINLGPSSAYIQTPFHNLRDTLDGYSVHPKCPELDYFFASRRLLDEVRTLGSPRFPTQLTAWLVHQVSASNRADCGPSTSNNTDTSSGLESPGEGARDGSEHLPDSGQEVCQTTPELGQGPCSAGASRFSKEENHTQVKEEEETAPLIQLAHSSTLEQESLLEGITALSDPARHLPPTIDINEHWSNLLSLSVTDLDDLDSLVTDTDITSAISHDVSLHDAMVSGSGAFGVALDRSDAQPVSQQQRTLFRLESTGSSHSDVSPGMALGLAALPFASVCNLTGNESHSAVGGCLDEAVFDQINQLGLEGLDTIDNQLMGCLESINPEVLEDLDSDSGLSLESSSGSPVSPGSSEMSSSSSSYCEDECGATGYSSDVDSVPSKGIVDYTTWSPVDLSESVWHDHSYPSPSFFNQPSVTLPHKSIKEEPLSDDDGPMLEERELSRDELRARAMCIPFSVLQIVNMPVEEFLEVLDGHGFSPEQVTLLRDIRRRGKNKLAAQNCRKRKLDAITGLQEEVERLQAQRDRLLREKQLTAKTMGAVGQQIKQLTRDVLARLRDESGQPLNPERYTLLCRANGSVVVQPVRRPTVSTAAGNKTDKRKKEKKQ
- the cbx3a gene encoding chromobox protein homolog 3a, yielding MGKKQNTKGKKDAQETQEEPEEFVVEKVLDQRIVNGKVEFFLKWKGFTDADNTWEPEENLDCPELISAFLESQKNITEKPAPVKRKASSDEPETEAKKKDVAEKPRGFARNLEPERIIGATDSSGELMFLMKWKDSDEADLVPAREANTRCPQVVISFYEERLTWHSCPEDEVQ